A portion of the Leptospira noumeaensis genome contains these proteins:
- a CDS encoding FecR family protein, with amino-acid sequence MSLRIFLTLFSILLTSVSLSAEEFAVATFTRGKVSFLAATDSSKLWKTLKVNDVLKPGDRIKTGNGSKVDFFYKETEIRIQPNTDFTLKEWDSDKKIAKAYVEKGAAWFRVSNFKKGSFEASTPTTTAGVRGTAFGVFYEEKEKTGYTCVCEGLVNVNGTEFAKGSGGAMKVGATEISKNDYKELITEDGATLKFKEKRKDNPMLSRCLPCHKPVGWEDNSFTPDETYGKK; translated from the coding sequence ATGAGCCTCAGAATCTTTCTAACCCTTTTTTCCATCCTACTAACTAGCGTTTCCCTTTCTGCGGAAGAATTTGCAGTTGCAACATTTACCCGGGGTAAGGTGAGTTTTTTAGCTGCTACTGATTCCTCTAAACTTTGGAAAACTCTCAAAGTTAATGATGTACTGAAACCAGGGGATAGAATCAAAACTGGGAATGGATCTAAAGTGGATTTTTTCTACAAAGAAACAGAGATACGCATCCAACCAAACACAGACTTTACGCTAAAAGAATGGGATTCCGATAAAAAAATTGCAAAAGCTTATGTAGAAAAAGGAGCCGCTTGGTTCCGAGTCAGCAATTTTAAAAAAGGAAGTTTTGAGGCCTCTACTCCCACAACGACAGCAGGTGTACGTGGAACCGCTTTCGGAGTGTTCTACGAAGAAAAAGAAAAAACAGGATATACTTGTGTTTGTGAAGGTCTCGTAAATGTGAATGGAACCGAATTTGCAAAAGGAAGTGGCGGTGCTATGAAAGTGGGAGCTACTGAAATTTCTAAAAACGATTACAAAGAACTCATCACCGAAGACGGTGCCACTCTCAAGTTCAAAGAAAAACGAAAAGACAATCCCATGTTATCTCGTTGCCTTCCTTGCCACAAACCAGTAGGTTGGGAAGATAATAGTTTTACTCCGGACGAAACTTACGGTAAAAAGTGA
- the thyX gene encoding FAD-dependent thymidylate synthase, protein MQQSDFESISRVSVPELDSILGKPFPVLDDGFVRLVDYMGSDESIVQAARVSYGKGTKKVSEDRGLIRYLMRHRHSTPFEMCELKLHVRVPMDTWRQWIRHRMANVNEYSTRYSVAIDSAQTTLPGEWRVQSVGNKQGSDGFLDISKGNHLTKRETEFQKFANDLYNERLEMGVAREQARKDLPLATYTEAYWKIDLHNLLHFLALRMDDHAQLEVRLFAKTIGEQIVKKWVPNAWEAFVDYRLSALNLTKYDTLIINALNTSGKEGAKKKAIELGLLDEQGSTAKKSREREELEYKLKDMGFAIPW, encoded by the coding sequence ATGCAACAATCTGATTTCGAATCCATTTCAAGAGTATCCGTTCCCGAATTAGACTCCATTTTAGGAAAACCATTTCCGGTATTGGATGATGGGTTTGTCAGACTCGTTGATTATATGGGATCTGATGAATCAATCGTTCAAGCAGCACGCGTTTCGTACGGAAAAGGCACAAAAAAAGTAAGCGAGGATCGTGGACTCATTCGTTATTTGATGCGCCACCGCCACAGCACTCCGTTTGAAATGTGCGAACTAAAGCTACATGTTCGTGTTCCTATGGACACTTGGCGTCAGTGGATCCGCCACCGTATGGCAAATGTCAATGAATACTCTACGCGTTACTCCGTAGCCATTGACTCCGCACAAACAACTTTGCCAGGTGAATGGAGAGTTCAATCCGTTGGTAACAAACAAGGTAGTGATGGATTTTTAGATATATCCAAAGGTAACCACCTAACAAAAAGAGAAACTGAATTTCAAAAGTTTGCAAATGATCTTTATAATGAAAGATTAGAAATGGGTGTGGCCCGTGAACAAGCTAGAAAAGATTTGCCACTTGCTACTTATACAGAGGCATATTGGAAAATTGACCTTCATAACTTACTGCACTTTTTAGCACTCCGTATGGATGACCATGCCCAATTGGAAGTTCGTCTCTTTGCCAAAACCATTGGGGAACAAATTGTTAAAAAATGGGTTCCAAACGCTTGGGAAGCATTTGTCGACTACCGTTTGTCTGCGCTCAATTTGACTAAATATGACACACTGATCATCAACGCTCTCAACACTTCCGGCAAAGAAGGTGCGAAAAAGAAAGCAATCGAACTAGGTTTGTTAGATGAACAAGGTTCCACTGCTAAAAAAAGCAGAGAACGTGAGGAATTGGAGTACAAATTGAAAGATATGGGTTTTGCCATTCCTTGGTAA
- a CDS encoding alpha/beta fold hydrolase, whose protein sequence is MALEENSLEDRLIKISSRDSNKSLMVNPDKIYIFPVPKPTFQFLENIWQSFTNKMVSLVDFNDDPIFNFSIFEVIDQEEMKIVATATHFKLKEIAERRRIPGIEEYIKKSRPIHLADPRNESARFIRKSIIDFNKGLRPEVIFINLKEEEIHPEKKVLLSETMNHAIGIPLFVNENPIGILWGITKDPIPADKVRPLTLQLYSLFDVIEFVVAKEMESGNDHYIAQKNIEKADTVSNSRNLFYTTTKDQKEPVTSIIFKSHQYNIEYRMDASFIIPTTDGYAVSLKSFTPEKLNNTGKNLLLIPGFFCRRSVMDKLAKELALKYGYRVFLMDMRGRSRQTMPKHGKKEGWTVDNYIQDDFPEILRWIRWHYPSERTVVLGHSMGGMIPRFYVSSYEKIKELKEEFNLPQPEEYIAGIVSITSPNYISLKSNFIGLDTLKRGFSMLPHKMISDMILSMASFSMQATIQTIDLKKFFKLILNLHSSLRSFSYNIGTKVLTIKDFVGYKEITPPEWYFLMEDVFCEESVSVIMQFFQSQISNERSFWSNDGRINYTENFLNNFNMPIYSVVGTVDKIVPEESLTELKDLKSENKVITYYEQGHLGIIFHGETVRKICKGIDEWIQGLK, encoded by the coding sequence ATGGCACTTGAAGAAAATTCATTGGAAGATCGACTGATCAAAATTTCCTCCCGAGACAGCAATAAAAGTCTCATGGTAAATCCGGATAAAATTTACATTTTTCCGGTGCCAAAACCTACCTTCCAATTTCTGGAAAATATTTGGCAATCCTTCACAAATAAAATGGTTTCCCTCGTGGACTTTAACGATGATCCCATTTTTAATTTTTCTATTTTTGAAGTCATTGACCAAGAAGAAATGAAAATTGTGGCCACAGCCACCCATTTCAAACTCAAAGAAATTGCAGAACGCCGCAGAATTCCTGGGATCGAAGAATACATCAAAAAATCTCGCCCCATCCATTTGGCAGATCCAAGAAATGAATCAGCCAGGTTCATTCGTAAATCCATCATAGATTTTAATAAAGGTCTAAGACCCGAAGTCATTTTTATCAATCTCAAAGAAGAAGAAATTCATCCTGAGAAAAAAGTTTTACTTTCAGAAACAATGAATCATGCCATCGGGATTCCACTTTTTGTGAATGAGAACCCAATCGGAATTTTATGGGGAATCACAAAGGATCCAATTCCTGCTGACAAAGTTCGCCCCCTCACTCTCCAACTTTATTCTTTGTTTGATGTGATTGAGTTTGTGGTAGCAAAAGAAATGGAATCGGGTAACGACCATTACATTGCTCAAAAAAATATCGAAAAAGCGGATACTGTTTCTAATTCTAGAAACTTATTTTACACAACCACAAAAGACCAAAAAGAACCTGTCACTTCCATCATTTTCAAATCTCACCAGTATAATATCGAATATAGAATGGATGCATCTTTCATCATTCCAACAACTGATGGTTATGCGGTTTCCTTAAAAAGTTTTACACCTGAGAAATTAAACAACACAGGAAAGAACCTATTACTCATTCCTGGATTTTTTTGCAGACGATCCGTGATGGACAAACTGGCAAAAGAACTCGCACTCAAATATGGATACCGAGTTTTCCTCATGGATATGCGAGGAAGATCCAGACAAACCATGCCTAAACATGGAAAAAAAGAAGGATGGACGGTTGATAATTACATCCAGGATGACTTTCCTGAAATTTTACGTTGGATTCGTTGGCACTATCCAAGTGAAAGGACAGTGGTACTTGGTCACAGTATGGGGGGAATGATTCCTCGTTTTTATGTATCTTCTTACGAAAAAATCAAAGAACTCAAAGAAGAGTTCAATTTGCCACAACCAGAGGAATACATTGCAGGAATTGTTTCGATCACTTCGCCTAACTATATCAGCTTAAAATCCAACTTCATTGGCCTTGATACTTTGAAACGTGGATTTAGTATGCTTCCACACAAAATGATATCGGATATGATTCTGAGTATGGCTAGTTTTTCCATGCAAGCCACCATCCAAACCATTGACTTAAAAAAATTCTTTAAATTAATTTTGAACCTTCATTCTAGTTTAAGAAGTTTTAGTTATAATATTGGAACCAAAGTTTTAACCATCAAAGACTTTGTGGGTTATAAAGAAATCACTCCTCCAGAATGGTATTTCCTCATGGAAGATGTGTTTTGCGAAGAATCGGTTTCTGTGATTATGCAGTTTTTCCAAAGCCAAATCTCTAACGAAAGAAGTTTTTGGTCAAACGATGGTCGTATCAATTATACCGAAAACTTTCTAAACAATTTCAATATGCCCATTTACAGTGTGGTTGGTACTGTTGATAAAATTGTTCCCGAAGAAAGTTTAACGGAACTAAAAGACCTGAAATCAGAAAACAAGGTGATCACTTATTACGAACAAGGCCACCTTGGAATCATTTTTCATGGAGAAACAGTCAGAAAAATTTGTAAAGGGATCGATGAATGGATCCAAGGATTAAAATAA
- a CDS encoding SRPBCC family protein, whose protein sequence is MKRIVLFAFGTSFLLIGLVVLFLAVGFFQDPKFHSETSEWLKAEPEDIWVYITDVRDLPNRRKEVVAIKILESRPDGTITKWEETPDMGGYMIFELRESIPNKLWKIELTDASFKMRGTWTYTLEPKIPGTVITITEDSEITSIPVRGAYFLAGRDATLQKEMELIHNRFSGR, encoded by the coding sequence ATGAAACGAATCGTCCTCTTTGCTTTTGGTACCAGCTTTTTACTCATTGGTCTCGTTGTTCTTTTTTTAGCAGTCGGCTTTTTCCAAGATCCCAAATTCCATTCCGAAACCAGTGAATGGTTGAAGGCAGAACCAGAAGACATCTGGGTTTATATCACCGATGTTCGTGACCTCCCCAATCGCCGTAAGGAAGTGGTGGCGATTAAAATTTTAGAATCTAGGCCTGACGGTACGATTACAAAATGGGAAGAAACACCAGATATGGGTGGGTATATGATTTTCGAACTTCGAGAATCCATTCCAAATAAACTTTGGAAAATTGAGCTAACGGATGCGAGTTTTAAAATGCGTGGGACTTGGACTTATACCTTGGAACCAAAAATTCCTGGTACTGTGATCACCATCACGGAAGACTCAGAAATCACAAGCATTCCTGTGAGAGGTGCTTATTTTCTTGCCGGTCGGGATGCCACCCTCCAAAAAGAGATGGAACTCATCCACAACCGGTTTAGCGGACGTTAG
- a CDS encoding nuclear transport factor 2 family protein has protein sequence MHANEELIQKFYTAFQNKDAQTMVGCYHSDIEFKDPAFGQLKGKEAGAMWLMLVEKSQNLTIRFSNIKADDSQGSADWEADYSFSKTGRLVQNKIHANFTFKDGKILTHKDQFSMWKWLGMAMGPVGYLLGWWPALGNKVKKEAVTGLQLYMKRKRM, from the coding sequence ATGCATGCAAATGAAGAGTTAATTCAAAAGTTTTACACGGCCTTCCAAAACAAGGACGCACAAACCATGGTGGGTTGTTACCACTCCGATATCGAATTCAAAGATCCTGCCTTTGGTCAATTGAAAGGGAAAGAAGCTGGAGCTATGTGGCTTATGTTAGTCGAAAAAAGCCAAAATCTAACCATTCGATTTTCCAATATCAAAGCAGACGACTCGCAAGGTTCTGCCGATTGGGAAGCAGATTATAGTTTTAGTAAAACCGGTAGACTGGTTCAAAACAAAATCCATGCAAACTTTACGTTTAAAGATGGAAAAATTCTAACTCACAAAGATCAGTTTTCTATGTGGAAGTGGCTCGGGATGGCCATGGGCCCTGTGGGTTACCTACTTGGTTGGTGGCCAGCTCTTGGAAACAAGGTAAAAAAAGAAGCAGTGACTGGATTACAATTGTATATGAAGAGAAAACGTATGTAG
- a CDS encoding rhodanese-like domain-containing protein, which translates to MNRIVIIVLVVICVIFLVYKLKSVFGVNQTQLKEKIDAGSLVVDVRTVAEFQSGHFPGAVNIPVDQVSKRLDEFGDKNKAIIVYCASGGRSGSAKSFLESIGYTDVTNAGGLSNMPNP; encoded by the coding sequence TTGAATCGCATTGTTATTATCGTTTTAGTTGTTATTTGTGTTATCTTTCTTGTTTATAAATTAAAATCAGTGTTTGGCGTAAACCAAACCCAATTGAAAGAAAAAATTGATGCCGGTTCATTGGTTGTGGATGTAAGGACCGTAGCTGAATTCCAATCAGGTCACTTTCCAGGCGCGGTTAATATTCCGGTAGACCAAGTTTCGAAACGATTGGATGAATTTGGGGATAAAAACAAAGCGATTATTGTGTACTGTGCATCCGGTGGCCGCAGTGGGAGTGCGAAATCCTTTTTGGAATCAATCGGTTATACCGATGTTACAAACGCTGGTGGCCTCTCCAATATGCCAAATCCTTAA
- a CDS encoding phosphoribosyl-AMP cyclohydrolase, translating to MIQLPKEKEITIISKPTLNSKDVSLKVVNSKIAQKFVNQFEFGNKQLFVDCDEDALLEIDPSLNVVNKRLLWESGSLKITEEEWLSFLETIPPLSPFLAQDISGKDLMLAWGKKESLISAVESGLGTYYSRSRNGKWVKGEESGHLQNLSAIYVHSNPFFIQYITGQIGAACHTGYYSCFFRELGVNESISFVYPNKVGE from the coding sequence ATGATCCAACTTCCCAAAGAAAAAGAGATCACAATCATTTCCAAACCAACATTAAATTCAAAAGATGTTAGTTTAAAAGTGGTAAACTCGAAGATTGCCCAGAAATTTGTAAATCAATTTGAGTTTGGCAATAAGCAGTTGTTTGTTGATTGTGATGAAGATGCATTACTCGAAATCGATCCTAGTCTAAACGTTGTAAACAAACGTCTGTTATGGGAATCTGGAAGTTTAAAAATAACGGAAGAAGAATGGCTTTCTTTTTTAGAAACCATTCCTCCTCTTTCTCCTTTTTTGGCCCAAGATATCTCGGGAAAAGATTTGATGTTGGCATGGGGAAAAAAGGAAAGTCTTATCTCAGCAGTGGAATCTGGACTTGGAACTTACTATAGCAGATCCAGAAACGGAAAGTGGGTGAAAGGGGAAGAGTCTGGCCACCTTCAAAATTTATCTGCGATTTATGTACATTCTAATCCCTTTTTCATCCAGTATATTACAGGTCAAATTGGGGCCGCATGTCATACAGGTTATTATTCTTGTTTTTTTCGTGAACTTGGTGTGAATGAATCTATTTCCTTCGTCTATCCTAATAAAGTAGGGGAGTAA